In a single window of the Pontibacter russatus genome:
- a CDS encoding sulfite exporter TauE/SafE family protein, translating to MEILGYIAAMLIGLSLGLIGGGGSILTVPVLVYLIGLNPILSTAYSLFIVGLTSLVGSWKFYKKGLVSLKTAVVFGLPSIVAVYATRRYIVPAIPENIFSVGDFVVTKGVLLMLLFASLMVFASISMIKTPAEPADAVNENMDTELDVEHTDPAEKHPKPKFNYGGILAEGLVVGTLTGLVGAGGGFLIIPALVLFSKLDMKMAVGTSLLIIAVKSLFGFIGDIYNYEINWLFLIIFSVISIAGIFIGTFLSTKVHADKLKTSFGWFVLVMGLYIIIKEIFFA from the coding sequence ATGGAAATACTCGGATACATCGCAGCGATGCTAATTGGTCTTTCACTGGGCTTGATTGGCGGCGGCGGCTCTATACTTACCGTACCGGTACTGGTCTATTTAATTGGCCTGAACCCGATCCTCTCTACGGCCTATTCCCTTTTTATTGTGGGTCTGACCAGTCTGGTTGGCTCCTGGAAGTTTTATAAGAAGGGCTTAGTAAGCCTTAAAACGGCTGTGGTGTTTGGCCTTCCATCTATCGTAGCCGTGTATGCTACACGCCGTTACATCGTGCCGGCCATCCCGGAGAACATTTTCTCGGTAGGTGACTTTGTCGTTACCAAGGGGGTGCTCCTGATGCTCTTGTTTGCCAGCCTGATGGTATTTGCCTCCATCTCTATGATTAAAACACCGGCAGAACCAGCCGATGCGGTAAATGAGAATATGGATACAGAACTGGACGTGGAGCACACGGACCCCGCCGAAAAGCACCCAAAGCCAAAGTTTAACTATGGCGGCATTTTGGCCGAAGGGCTGGTAGTCGGCACGCTGACCGGACTGGTAGGGGCAGGTGGCGGTTTCCTGATCATCCCAGCGCTGGTGTTATTCAGCAAGCTGGACATGAAAATGGCAGTGGGTACCTCGCTGCTGATCATCGCGGTCAAGTCGCTCTTCGGCTTCATCGGCGACATCTACAACTACGAGATCAATTGGCTGTTTCTGATTATATTCTCCGTCATCTCCATTGCAGGTATCTTCATCGGCACCTTCCTTTCCACTAAGGTGCATGCCGATAAACTGAAGACTTCTTTTGGCTGGTTTGTGCTCGTGATGGGTCTCTATATTATCATCAAAGAAATATTTTTCGCCTAA
- a CDS encoding YeeE/YedE family protein produces the protein MLEFLSQPWPWYTSGIVIALVMLVLLFFGKSFGFSANLRTICAACGAGKTVKFFDFDWRSQTWNLLFLVGAIIGGFIASEFLSTGEAVQISQATIQDLSALGISAPDGMQPEEIFSLESAFSLKGFLILLLGGFAVGFGARYAGGCTSGHAISGISNLQLPSLIAVIGFFIGGLVTTWVLMPLIF, from the coding sequence ATGTTAGAATTTTTGAGTCAGCCGTGGCCTTGGTATACATCAGGTATCGTGATTGCCCTTGTGATGCTGGTCCTGCTGTTTTTTGGTAAGTCATTTGGTTTCTCAGCAAACCTGCGCACCATCTGTGCTGCCTGCGGAGCCGGTAAAACTGTAAAGTTCTTTGATTTTGACTGGCGCTCGCAAACCTGGAACCTGCTGTTCCTGGTGGGTGCCATCATCGGGGGCTTTATCGCTTCGGAGTTCCTGTCAACCGGCGAAGCCGTGCAGATCTCGCAAGCTACGATTCAGGATTTAAGTGCACTGGGTATTTCAGCTCCGGACGGCATGCAACCAGAAGAGATCTTTAGCCTGGAGAGCGCCTTTTCGCTGAAAGGATTCCTGATTCTGTTGCTGGGCGGGTTTGCTGTCGGGTTCGGCGCGCGTTATGCAGGTGGCTGTACATCGGGCCACGCGATCAGCGGTATCTCTAACCTGCAGCTGCCATCGCTAATTGCCGTAATTGGCTTCTTTATCGGCGGTTTGGTTACCACCTGGGTACTGATGCCGCTCATTTTTTAG
- a CDS encoding OprD family outer membrane porin: protein MLHPVYFFRGYFLATIVLLIAIAPVLAQVPVSADTIRSKTPQDTLSSFQQKDTLQAIRAKVVEKEPLKSFLKKGKFSGHARSFFMHTNNTGDYPDYHALALGTGLYFESAKFHGFQVGVGGFFVYNVLSDKLGTAAATGFSSRYEIGLFDVLDPNDKDELGRLESLFVRYNYNKSKITLGRQKINTPFLNPQDGRMRPTLMNALWLEVNELEKLNFQGGWVFGIGPRSTQDWFRVEESIGSLPVGRSAYGGPSQFLGNINSAGMAVGQLAYKPAEQLTTTLTHYYVENLFHFTFSQTDVNLPVSQDKKNAIVLGLQAGYQAATGEGGNPDPKKAYIEPDAETWLYSGRIGYKAPRFFPSLNYTRIGDGNRWLFPREWGIETFYTFMPRERLEGNSDVHMVSLNTDINLSKQWKARVGYGIAELPDVKNVAQNKYALPSYSQLQLMTNYSFTGFLDGLDLQALYIYKGVRGKTYDTPNFIVNKVDMSHYTFVMNYRF, encoded by the coding sequence ATGCTTCATCCTGTTTACTTTTTCAGAGGGTATTTTCTGGCAACTATAGTTCTGTTAATAGCTATAGCTCCGGTTCTTGCACAGGTACCTGTTTCTGCTGATACAATTCGTAGCAAAACCCCTCAGGATACACTTTCTTCTTTCCAGCAGAAGGACACCTTACAAGCTATTCGTGCAAAGGTGGTAGAAAAGGAACCGTTGAAGTCTTTTCTGAAAAAGGGGAAGTTTAGCGGGCACGCGCGCAGTTTCTTTATGCACACCAATAACACAGGCGATTACCCGGATTATCATGCACTGGCACTTGGTACCGGTTTATACTTTGAGTCCGCTAAATTCCATGGTTTTCAGGTAGGCGTTGGCGGCTTTTTCGTGTATAATGTTTTGTCTGATAAATTAGGAACTGCTGCTGCCACTGGTTTCAGTAGCCGCTACGAAATAGGCCTGTTTGATGTACTGGACCCGAACGATAAGGATGAGCTCGGACGCCTGGAAAGCCTTTTTGTGCGGTACAACTATAACAAGTCTAAAATAACACTTGGCAGGCAGAAAATAAACACGCCTTTCCTGAATCCGCAGGACGGACGTATGCGCCCTACATTGATGAATGCGCTTTGGCTGGAAGTGAACGAACTGGAGAAACTCAACTTCCAGGGCGGCTGGGTATTTGGTATAGGCCCACGCTCCACCCAGGACTGGTTTCGCGTAGAGGAAAGTATAGGGTCGTTACCAGTAGGCCGTAGTGCTTATGGAGGGCCATCTCAGTTTCTGGGCAATATCAACAGTGCCGGGATGGCAGTGGGGCAGCTCGCGTACAAGCCTGCTGAGCAGCTGACAACTACGCTTACACATTACTATGTCGAAAACCTTTTCCATTTTACGTTTTCTCAAACCGATGTAAATCTGCCTGTAAGTCAGGATAAAAAGAACGCTATTGTGCTGGGTTTGCAGGCCGGTTACCAGGCAGCTACCGGAGAGGGCGGAAACCCGGATCCGAAGAAAGCTTACATAGAACCTGATGCAGAAACCTGGCTGTACAGTGGCAGGATTGGATATAAAGCCCCTCGTTTTTTTCCCAGTCTGAACTATACGCGCATCGGGGATGGCAACCGCTGGCTCTTCCCTCGTGAATGGGGAATCGAGACCTTCTACACCTTTATGCCACGCGAACGACTGGAAGGGAACTCGGACGTTCACATGGTTTCGCTTAATACAGACATTAACCTGAGCAAGCAGTGGAAAGCCCGTGTTGGGTATGGTATAGCCGAACTTCCGGATGTGAAGAATGTGGCTCAAAACAAGTATGCCCTGCCGTCTTATTCGCAGTTGCAGCTGATGACCAACTATAGCTTTACCGGTTTTCTGGATGGGCTGGACCTGCAGGCGCTGTATATCTATAAAGGAGTCCGTGGAAAAACCTACGACACCCCCAATTTTATAGTCAACAAGGTAGATATGTCGCACTACACTTTTGTAATGAACTATCGGTTTTAA
- a CDS encoding helix-turn-helix domain-containing protein has product MKVSGNQVKLSHQQIANEISSSREVISRLLKS; this is encoded by the coding sequence GTGAAAGTCAGTGGCAACCAGGTGAAACTCTCGCACCAGCAAATTGCCAATGAAATCAGCAGTTCCCGGGAAGTAATCTCCAGGCTCCTGAAAAGTTAG
- a CDS encoding DUF6691 family protein, whose protein sequence is MRGLKFIIAGILFGIVMSKSEAISWFRIQEMFRFQSFHMYGIIGTAVVLGIIITYVIKKYKLRDFQGNPIVFTPKEMSVPRYLLGGTIFGLGWALTGACPGPMFVNIGFQYWSILIAVVGAIAGTYLYGAIKDRLPH, encoded by the coding sequence GTGAGAGGGTTAAAATTTATAATTGCCGGAATACTTTTCGGTATTGTGATGAGTAAATCGGAAGCCATATCGTGGTTCCGCATCCAGGAGATGTTCCGCTTTCAATCATTCCACATGTACGGCATTATTGGTACAGCCGTTGTACTGGGTATCATCATTACCTACGTTATCAAAAAATATAAACTGCGCGATTTCCAGGGTAACCCGATTGTGTTTACACCTAAAGAAATGTCTGTTCCGCGCTACCTGCTTGGTGGCACCATTTTCGGACTAGGCTGGGCACTGACCGGCGCTTGCCCAGGCCCGATGTTCGTTAATATAGGTTTCCAGTATTGGTCTATCCTGATAGCAGTAGTGGGGGCCATAGCCGGAACCTACCTGTACGGCGCCATCAAAGACAGATTACCCCATTAA
- a CDS encoding class I SAM-dependent methyltransferase → MKDFWNERYRQQQMVYGAEPNEFFREQLLHLQPGKLLLPAEGEGRNAVYAARQGWQVTAFDFSEAGYNKAMALAEQQHATINYQISNAAQFICEPESLDAVALIYAHFPPVLRQQLHQKVTGCLKPGGTVLLEAFHPNQLRYSSGGPKDGNMLYTADMLQTDFNLLTIQQLQEVEILLNEGAYHSGAGFLTRMVAQKKVEKTYNQQKN, encoded by the coding sequence ATGAAAGACTTCTGGAACGAACGCTACCGCCAGCAGCAGATGGTTTACGGCGCTGAACCGAATGAATTCTTCAGGGAGCAACTACTGCACCTGCAACCCGGGAAATTATTATTGCCCGCTGAAGGGGAAGGAAGAAATGCAGTATATGCAGCCCGGCAAGGCTGGCAGGTAACAGCTTTTGATTTCAGCGAAGCAGGCTATAACAAAGCCATGGCACTGGCAGAACAGCAGCACGCAACTATAAACTACCAGATATCAAATGCCGCACAATTCATCTGCGAACCCGAGAGTTTGGATGCAGTGGCGCTCATCTACGCCCATTTCCCACCTGTACTTCGCCAGCAGCTGCATCAGAAGGTGACCGGGTGCTTGAAGCCAGGTGGCACCGTCCTGCTGGAAGCTTTTCACCCTAACCAGTTGCGCTATAGTTCCGGCGGACCAAAAGACGGGAATATGCTCTATACCGCTGACATGTTACAGACCGACTTCAACCTGCTGACGATACAACAACTACAAGAAGTAGAGATACTGCTAAATGAAGGAGCTTACCACAGCGGTGCAGGTTTTTTGACCAGAATGGTAGCACAAAAGAAGGTAGAGAAGACATATAACCAACAAAAAAACTAA
- a CDS encoding MFS transporter — MTQPSETRLGLRENAGQFWLLVLVNGFVGAMVGLERSVIPEFAETVFGINGHTALLSFIVAFGLAKSGANLAMGRLATRYTRRQLLLVGWLFALPVPWLLLYANAWWWVILANLLLGINQGLAWSTTVVMKIDLVGEKNRGLAMGINEFAGYLAVGLVAFLAGYIASTTGNVSYAFVPGIAFSITGLLLTVFLVRDTHSHVQTETKQTNIPLLQNIWKDTTWRHSNLGSVTLNGFVNNLNDGILWGLLPVLLSTKGYSLTETGLLAGIYPVVWGLGQLVTGKLGDVLCKKQLLSVGMVLQGVAIAMLLYAGSYPILVSALVILGAGTALVYPNFLSVVAENTHPSQRPQSLGIFRFWRDFGYVAGAVAAGVFGDLFGLEAVILGTAILTVGAGLLSEYRMCCTKKLLWHSKECNTIFVKTA; from the coding sequence ATGACACAACCTTCTGAAACAAGACTTGGCTTACGGGAGAATGCAGGGCAGTTCTGGCTGCTGGTGCTCGTAAACGGTTTTGTGGGTGCCATGGTAGGCTTGGAGCGCTCTGTTATTCCGGAGTTTGCCGAAACAGTTTTTGGCATTAACGGGCATACAGCGCTCTTGTCGTTTATAGTTGCTTTTGGCCTGGCTAAGTCTGGCGCTAACCTGGCCATGGGTCGCCTGGCTACTCGGTATACCCGCCGGCAACTGCTGCTGGTCGGCTGGCTCTTTGCCCTGCCCGTGCCCTGGCTGCTGCTGTATGCCAATGCCTGGTGGTGGGTGATCCTTGCTAACCTGCTGCTGGGTATTAATCAGGGACTCGCTTGGTCGACTACCGTGGTGATGAAGATTGACCTGGTAGGCGAAAAGAACCGAGGCCTGGCCATGGGCATCAATGAGTTTGCCGGTTACCTGGCTGTGGGGTTAGTAGCTTTTCTGGCAGGTTATATTGCTTCTACTACCGGAAACGTATCCTATGCTTTTGTACCGGGCATTGCCTTCTCCATAACCGGTTTGCTGTTAACAGTTTTCCTGGTGCGTGATACGCACAGCCATGTACAGACCGAGACGAAGCAGACCAATATACCGTTGCTGCAAAACATCTGGAAAGATACCACCTGGCGACACAGCAACTTAGGTTCTGTTACCTTGAATGGTTTTGTGAACAACCTGAACGACGGTATACTTTGGGGGCTGCTGCCCGTGCTACTGAGTACCAAAGGCTATAGTTTAACCGAAACCGGCCTGCTGGCTGGCATTTACCCGGTGGTATGGGGGCTGGGCCAGTTGGTAACCGGAAAACTGGGCGATGTGCTTTGCAAGAAACAACTGCTGAGTGTGGGCATGGTGCTGCAAGGTGTGGCGATAGCGATGCTTTTATATGCCGGGTCCTATCCTATTTTAGTTTCTGCGCTCGTTATACTTGGTGCAGGAACGGCTTTGGTCTACCCGAATTTCCTGTCGGTTGTGGCCGAGAACACGCACCCGAGCCAGCGCCCTCAAAGCCTGGGCATTTTCAGGTTCTGGCGTGATTTCGGCTACGTAGCGGGTGCCGTAGCTGCCGGCGTATTCGGAGACCTTTTTGGGTTGGAAGCCGTTATACTTGGCACTGCCATACTCACTGTAGGTGCCGGACTGTTATCAGAATACCGGATGTGCTGCACCAAAAAACTATTGTGGCACAGTAAAGAATGTAATACGATCTTTGTTAAGACTGCTTAA
- a CDS encoding rhodanese-like domain-containing protein, translated as MFNIFGSKPKNYENLDGNSFRNRYQSAPKAELLDVRTAGEFASGSIKGAKNLDVTSSQFQQALKTMDKNKEYFVFCRSGNRSGSACDIMSKEGFKAYNLAGGIGAWPK; from the coding sequence ATGTTTAACATATTCGGGTCTAAACCAAAAAATTACGAGAACTTGGACGGAAATAGCTTCAGAAACAGGTACCAGAGCGCTCCAAAAGCTGAGTTGCTGGATGTACGGACAGCCGGTGAGTTTGCGAGTGGTTCTATCAAAGGCGCTAAGAACCTGGACGTAACATCGTCCCAGTTTCAGCAGGCGCTCAAAACGATGGACAAGAACAAAGAGTACTTCGTGTTCTGCCGCAGCGGTAACCGTAGTGGTTCTGCCTGCGACATCATGAGCAAAGAAGGCTTTAAAGCCTACAACCTGGCCGGTGGCATAGGTGCCTGGCCGAAGTAA
- a CDS encoding MBL fold metallo-hydrolase yields the protein MKVEQIYTSCLAQGAYYIESKGEAAIIDPLREIKPYLEKAEKDNAKIKYVLETHFHADFVSGHVDLAKASGATIVFGPNAKTTYNAYIAKDGEELKVGDATIEVLHTPGHTMESTTYLLRDENGKDYALLSGDTLFIGDVGRPDLAAKSDLTQDQLAGHLYDSLRNKIMTLADDVIVYPAHGAGSACGKNMSKETSDTLGNQKKTNYALRADMTKEEFIKEVTDGLTPPPSYFPLNVKLNKEGYDNIESVLEQGLKALSPEAFEAAANETGALVLDTRKPEIFAAGFIPTSINIGIDGNFAPWVGTLIPDIKQQLLLVTDEGREEEVVTRLARVGYDYTIGYLNGGMDAWKTASKEVDTINSISAETFAQRFELDNAIKVVDVRKPGEFQAEHVETAQSVPLDYLNEHMAELPKEETMYLHCAGGYRSMIAASILKARGYENVVNVEGGFKAIAETSVPKTAFVCPSTLK from the coding sequence ATGAAAGTAGAACAGATTTATACCAGTTGCCTGGCACAAGGCGCTTACTACATCGAAAGCAAAGGCGAAGCTGCTATTATTGACCCGCTTCGCGAAATAAAACCATACCTGGAAAAAGCAGAAAAAGACAACGCTAAGATAAAGTATGTGCTGGAGACACACTTCCACGCCGACTTTGTTTCAGGCCACGTGGATCTGGCAAAAGCCTCAGGCGCAACTATCGTATTCGGACCAAATGCAAAGACGACCTATAACGCGTACATTGCAAAGGATGGCGAAGAATTGAAGGTAGGTGATGCAACTATAGAAGTATTGCACACACCTGGCCATACCATGGAATCTACCACGTACCTGCTACGCGATGAGAACGGCAAAGACTACGCGCTCCTCTCTGGCGACACGTTGTTTATTGGCGATGTAGGCCGTCCCGACCTGGCTGCGAAATCTGACCTGACACAGGACCAACTGGCAGGCCACCTGTACGACTCGCTGCGCAACAAGATCATGACTTTGGCAGATGATGTGATCGTTTACCCGGCACACGGCGCTGGCTCGGCCTGCGGTAAAAACATGAGCAAAGAGACAAGCGACACCCTGGGCAACCAGAAAAAAACGAACTATGCCCTTCGTGCTGATATGACAAAAGAAGAGTTCATCAAAGAAGTGACAGATGGCCTCACACCGCCTCCAAGTTATTTTCCGCTGAACGTGAAGCTGAACAAGGAAGGCTACGACAATATTGAAAGTGTTCTGGAACAAGGCTTGAAGGCACTGTCGCCGGAAGCTTTTGAAGCAGCCGCCAACGAAACAGGTGCCCTTGTGCTGGATACCCGTAAGCCGGAAATATTTGCAGCCGGATTTATCCCTACCTCGATCAACATTGGTATCGATGGAAATTTTGCTCCTTGGGTAGGCACCCTGATTCCGGACATCAAGCAGCAGTTATTGCTGGTAACCGACGAAGGCCGCGAAGAAGAAGTAGTAACCCGCCTGGCTCGTGTAGGTTACGACTATACCATTGGTTACCTGAACGGTGGTATGGACGCCTGGAAAACAGCCAGCAAGGAAGTAGATACTATAAACTCTATTTCAGCTGAGACATTTGCCCAGCGCTTTGAGCTGGACAACGCCATTAAAGTAGTGGATGTGCGCAAACCAGGCGAGTTCCAGGCCGAGCATGTGGAGACCGCGCAGAGTGTCCCATTAGATTACCTGAACGAGCACATGGCCGAACTTCCGAAAGAAGAGACCATGTACCTGCACTGCGCCGGTGGTTACCGCTCCATGATTGCAGCATCTATTCTGAAAGCAAGGGGTTACGAGAATGTGGTGAACGTGGAAGGTGGCTTCAAGGCAATTGCCGAGACAAGCGTACCGAAAACAGCTTTCGTTTGTCCAAGCACACTAAAGTAA
- a CDS encoding universal stress protein: MKDTLNIMVPVDFTPVSYRAIEFLAFLMDKTPINTHLVHVIEVNSAEWAGSLDASETLNKGELKQKQHLAEQKFANLKQHVGFSFTSEVLFGGLTTTLTHYSNEQHIDLIIMGTDGADGWLEKVSGSEAQHVVRYTNIPVITIHKDAAITPIQNLLWVADFEAEKQPEQSVATIKMLQQLFNARLHLLQIVDKEDENQINQLKVRMQDFAEQLNLQNYDLHLHHNYKVPAGVRSFNDVSEMDLVLIGTHGRKGISHLFYGSVAETLVNHCIRPLMTYHLN; encoded by the coding sequence ATGAAAGATACACTGAACATCATGGTGCCGGTAGATTTCACACCGGTATCTTACAGAGCCATTGAATTTCTCGCTTTCCTGATGGACAAGACACCCATCAACACGCACCTGGTGCATGTGATAGAAGTAAACTCCGCTGAATGGGCAGGCTCTTTAGATGCTTCCGAAACCTTAAACAAAGGCGAACTAAAGCAAAAACAGCATCTGGCCGAGCAGAAGTTTGCAAACCTGAAACAGCACGTGGGTTTTAGCTTTACCAGCGAAGTGCTGTTTGGTGGTTTAACGACAACACTCACTCACTATTCCAACGAGCAGCACATTGACCTGATAATTATGGGCACGGACGGCGCTGATGGCTGGCTTGAAAAGGTATCGGGCTCCGAAGCGCAGCATGTAGTTAGGTACACCAACATTCCGGTTATCACCATCCATAAAGATGCGGCCATCACGCCTATCCAAAACCTGTTGTGGGTAGCAGACTTCGAAGCCGAGAAGCAACCAGAGCAAAGCGTGGCAACTATAAAAATGCTGCAGCAGCTCTTCAACGCCAGGCTACACCTGTTGCAGATCGTGGACAAAGAAGATGAAAACCAGATAAACCAACTGAAAGTCAGAATGCAGGATTTCGCGGAGCAACTGAACCTGCAGAACTATGACCTGCACCTGCACCACAACTATAAAGTGCCGGCTGGTGTCCGCAGCTTCAACGATGTATCTGAAATGGATCTGGTTCTGATCGGTACGCACGGTAGAAAAGGCATCAGCCACCTGTTTTACGGTAGTGTCGCCGAAACGCTGGTGAACCACTGCATCCGCCCTTTAATGACCTATCATCTTAACTAA